A window from Balearica regulorum gibbericeps isolate bBalReg1 chromosome 1, bBalReg1.pri, whole genome shotgun sequence encodes these proteins:
- the MGAT4C gene encoding LOW QUALITY PROTEIN: alpha-1,3-mannosyl-glycoprotein 4-beta-N-acetylglucosaminyltransferase C (The sequence of the model RefSeq protein was modified relative to this genomic sequence to represent the inferred CDS: substituted 1 base at 1 genomic stop codon) → MRXNLKYFDKMRCLRKRSAVSFLGVLVICLLFMNLYIEDGYVLEGDKQLIRETATHQLNPERYVHTFKDLSNFSGSINISYRYLAGTPLPRKRYLTIGLSSVKRKKGNYLLETIKSIFEQSSYEELKEIAVVVQLADFDSAWCEGMVQDISQKFAHHIIAGRLIVIHVPEEYYPVLDGLKRNYNDPEDRVKFRSKQNVDYAFLLNFCANLSDYYVMLEDDVRCSKNFLTAVKKVITSREGSYWVTLEFSKLGYIGKLYHSHDLPRLAHFLLMFYQEMPCDWLLIHFRGLLAQKEVIRFKPSLFQHMGYYSSYKGAENKLKDDDFEEESFDIPDNPPANLHTNMNVFENYEASKAYSSIDEYFWGKAPSTGDFYGIVFERPIKISKIKVVTGTEDRQNDILHHGALEVGEKIVGSKKGRQCTTYLRLGEFKNGNFEITDVEHKVLFDINCMRILVTKSQKEWLIIRSISVWTSQTPNQ, encoded by the exons ATGAGataaaacttgaaatattttgataaaatgaGATGCTTGCGGAAACGATCAGCAGTGTCGTTTTTAGGAGTCCTTGTCATTTGCTTGCTGTTCATGAACTTGTACATTGAAGATGGTTATGTTTTG GAAGGGGACAAGCAATTAATCAGAGAAACAGCCACGCACCAGCTCAACCCAGAGCGCTATGTTCACACTTTTAAAGATTTGTCTAATTTCTCAGGATCTATAAACATTTCCTATCGCTACCTAGCTGGCACGCCTTTGCCAAGGAAAA GATATCTTACAATTGGTCTATCCTCTGTGAAACGGAAAAAGGGAAACTACTTGCTTGAGACCATCAAATCCATATTTGAGCAGTCAAGTTATGAGGAACTCAAAGAAATCGCAGTGGTAGTGCAGCTGGCAGATTTTGACTCAGCCTGGTGTGAAGGGATGGTCCAGgatatttcacagaaatttgcACATCACATAATTGCGGGCAGATTAATAGTTATTCACGTCCCTGAGGAGTATTATCCTGTACTGGATGGCCTCAAGAGAAATTACAATGACCCAGAGGACCGTGTGAAGTTTCGATCCAAACAAAATGTAGATTATGCTTTCCTTCTTAACTTTTGTGCTAATCTTTCTGACTATTATGTAATGTTAGAAGATGATGTTCGCTGCTCAAAGAATTTTTTGACTGCTGTTAAGAAAGTAATTACCTCACGAGAAGGATCCTACTGGGTGACTTTGGAATTCTCCAAACTGGGGTACATTGGAAAGCTTTACCATTCCCATGACCTCCCACGCCTGGCCCATTTTTTGTTGATGTTCTATCAAGAGATGCCTTGCGATTGGCTGCTCATCCACTTTCGTGGGCTGTTAGCTCAAAAAGAAGTGATACGTTTCAAGCCATCCCTGTTCCAGCACATGGGATACTACTCGTCTTACAAAGGAGCTGAAAACAAGCTAAAGGATGATGATTTTGAAGAGGAATCGTTTGATATCCCTGACAACCCACCTGCAAACTTGCACACCAACATGAATGTATTTGAAAACTATGAGGCAAGCAAAGCTTACAGCAGCATTGATGAGTACTTCTGGGGCAAAGCTCCTTCTACTGGAGACTTCTATGGGATTGTATTTGAAAGGCccattaaaatcagtaaaattaaaGTTGTTACTGGAACTGAAGACCgtcaaaatgacattttgcatCATGGGGCCCTGGAAGTAGGAGAAAAGATTGTAGGGAGTAAAAAAGGGAGACAATGTACTACTTACCTGAGACTAGGGGAATTCAAAAATGGGAATTTTGAAATAACAGATGTAGAGCACAAAGTTCTGTTTGACATTAACTGCATGAGAATACTTGTTACCAAAAGTCAAAAAGAATGGCTGATCATTAGGAGCATTAGCGTCTGGACTTCTCAAACACCAAATCAATAA